A part of Gracilimonas sediminicola genomic DNA contains:
- a CDS encoding vWA domain-containing protein, protein MIWEQPLFLWLLVLIPALIALMWWQSRRVRNWKKQYFSSELFSTLRKGFWPLGNRLKNISMLAGMFFLIAALAGPKIGTEVREVKRQGIDMLVALDLSASMNAEDVRPSRLEKAKFEINRLIERLRGDRVGLIVFTGEAYLQSPMTLDYSALRLFLDIADTEQMPSSATDFKSAMETALQAFNALEENATEAAKVLLIISDGEDHGQSYDEALNALVQEDISVYTLGVGTTDGTTIPLYEEGTGELIGYKRDNDGRVVTTELQPQILRSIANAGHGEYYSIERGNDGIDSFLARMDELEKGEFASQEYADYKNQYQWMGALALLFLCIYVLVPSYSSSNDK, encoded by the coding sequence ATGATCTGGGAACAACCTTTATTTTTATGGCTTCTTGTATTGATTCCTGCCCTCATTGCATTGATGTGGTGGCAATCCCGAAGGGTGCGCAACTGGAAGAAACAGTATTTCAGCAGTGAATTATTTTCTACACTCCGAAAAGGATTTTGGCCTTTGGGAAACCGGCTGAAAAATATCTCCATGCTGGCAGGAATGTTCTTTTTGATCGCAGCACTGGCCGGACCTAAAATCGGAACCGAAGTTCGGGAAGTAAAACGCCAGGGAATAGATATGCTGGTGGCTCTGGATCTTTCAGCCAGTATGAATGCGGAGGACGTCCGCCCGAGCCGACTGGAAAAAGCCAAATTTGAAATCAACCGGCTGATTGAACGACTTCGTGGTGACCGTGTCGGGCTGATTGTTTTTACCGGTGAAGCTTATCTTCAAAGCCCGATGACGCTGGACTATTCTGCTCTTCGTCTTTTCCTGGATATTGCCGATACTGAACAAATGCCGAGTTCAGCTACCGATTTCAAATCAGCTATGGAAACGGCACTGCAAGCGTTTAATGCTCTGGAAGAAAATGCGACGGAAGCGGCTAAGGTGCTGCTTATCATTTCGGATGGGGAAGATCATGGCCAGTCGTATGATGAGGCTTTGAACGCATTGGTTCAGGAAGATATTTCGGTATATACTCTGGGTGTTGGAACCACAGACGGAACCACCATTCCTCTTTACGAGGAAGGAACCGGGGAGTTAATTGGATATAAAAGGGATAATGATGGGAGGGTGGTCACCACCGAGCTTCAGCCTCAAATACTCAGAAGTATCGCAAACGCCGGACACGGAGAGTATTACTCCATAGAGCGGGGGAATGATGGTATTGACTCCTTTCTTGCACGGATGGATGAATTGGAGAAGGGGGAATTTGCCAGTCAGGAGTACGCCGATTACAAAAACCAGTACCAGTGGATGGGAGCATTGGCACTTTTATTTTTATGCATCTATGTGCTGGTTCCCTCTTATTCTTCTTCAAATGATAAATGA
- a CDS encoding DUF4175 family protein → MANTGKQTSSQKVETLLREAYQSVQSKQRLSLLLRSALIVLAGFTAFIITEHVFYLSVASKSVVLGVLISAAAFSLWKGLSSSNPASFREFYREFSRESNLPELKDTLDLEKSSSGNRALVDAAILQNLGKIETQRLQNTLTEYTKSSDSHKSYSRLFTLSIATLAVLGITAFNFNAATQRSFTFWESYSKPNPFLYTVSPGDVTVEQGSPFQVEVQFTGDLIPRDVSLRIKTSVEEEFRTRAMEASGTYFRSIPQDLNNKMQYYVEMDGYQSELFTADVQLRPRFSELQATVIPPKYTELDSSIISYPISQLRAYEGSTVKLSGSLNKMASYLQMYTSTELLDLFVEQDSTFSYEIEVSRPDTLRFHIEDESGLTNQNPFQIIVVPQADEYPLVELLEPEESIQQVNPTELELLYRATDDFGLTSANLNYELRRAYVEEPVTGSLPLKKPQEGALQPYVWDLQPFELKPQDELTFWISASDNDRYNGFKSSNSQKLKLTVPSMVDYFEDVDKKEDDVESELEDISKSFEETQRQYEEFKERMKDNPENTGYEEKRELEQVQKQQEEVQKKIDELNKKFEELKEEMSRDNMLSEETQKAYDELQKLMEEIDDPAFREAMEKLQEQLGQMNPEQLRQAMENLEFNEELYRERLERTVELFKQLKLNSDLDKLAKSFEDMARKEEERAQKEETDPGISAQNREQQLEQSLKENEKLKNQVDSLSNNTSAKNEKAVSEFQEETRQELEQLSDDLKEEIESGDQSGEQGEQGEQGEQNTDQNSQSQQDNQNQQNNRQQKYEQLAKNTRSMMQNMGQQQMNINIAGLQYVLYSLLNLSLEQEDLTTLASATENRSQAYVSYARNQRNVEEIFKSVSDSLFQLSAEIPQFSNQINRKKLEVEKRLQRSLEQMSERNRSQSSVASRQALGGINDISFMIANLLEQLQNSQSGGGGGGMSMQQMMEQLQQSGQMQQQLNQQLQDIINDMQGERLNQNQMERLNQIAKQQNRIRKQLQELQQQGEMDGDRIGSELERMIEDMEDTINDLRGGSADPTMVERQQNILSRMLQAEQAMQERGEEEKREGNLAQEFEQSRPPEMTLEELQKEIRNRLNDPNFTKYSPDYQRLIENYFELLKSLQEQQESIN, encoded by the coding sequence ATGGCAAATACCGGCAAGCAAACATCCAGTCAAAAAGTTGAAACCCTCCTCAGGGAGGCTTATCAGTCTGTACAGTCTAAACAAAGGCTGAGTTTACTGCTACGATCTGCTTTGATTGTACTTGCCGGCTTTACCGCTTTTATTATCACCGAACATGTGTTTTACCTCTCCGTTGCTTCCAAATCGGTAGTACTTGGCGTGTTAATTTCAGCCGCAGCTTTTTCTTTATGGAAAGGCTTAAGCAGCTCAAATCCAGCCAGTTTCAGGGAGTTTTACCGCGAATTTAGCCGGGAAAGCAACTTACCGGAACTTAAGGACACCCTCGATTTAGAAAAATCATCGTCAGGAAACCGAGCGCTGGTAGATGCCGCTATTCTTCAAAACCTGGGTAAAATTGAAACTCAACGGCTTCAGAATACTTTAACCGAATACACAAAGAGTTCTGACAGTCATAAAAGTTATTCGCGGTTATTCACACTTTCTATCGCCACGCTGGCAGTACTTGGAATCACTGCCTTTAATTTCAATGCTGCAACTCAGCGATCTTTTACGTTTTGGGAATCCTACTCCAAGCCCAATCCTTTTCTATATACCGTTTCCCCGGGTGATGTGACCGTTGAACAGGGAAGTCCGTTTCAGGTAGAGGTTCAATTCACCGGTGATCTAATTCCGAGAGACGTAAGTTTGCGTATAAAAACATCGGTTGAGGAAGAGTTCAGAACGCGGGCTATGGAGGCCTCCGGCACCTACTTCCGGTCAATTCCTCAGGATTTGAACAACAAGATGCAGTACTACGTGGAGATGGATGGCTACCAAAGTGAGCTGTTTACCGCCGATGTGCAATTGCGTCCACGTTTCAGTGAACTACAGGCCACTGTTATACCGCCGAAATACACCGAGCTTGATTCATCCATTATTTCCTATCCTATTTCTCAGCTCAGGGCGTATGAAGGTTCAACCGTTAAGCTGTCCGGTTCGCTTAATAAAATGGCATCTTACTTGCAGATGTACACATCTACCGAGCTCTTGGATTTATTTGTGGAACAAGACAGTACCTTTAGCTATGAAATTGAGGTATCTCGTCCCGACACCCTTCGCTTTCACATTGAAGATGAAAGCGGACTTACCAATCAGAATCCATTTCAAATCATTGTAGTACCACAGGCTGATGAATATCCCCTGGTGGAATTGCTGGAACCGGAAGAATCCATTCAACAAGTAAACCCCACTGAGCTGGAACTTTTATATCGGGCAACCGACGACTTTGGTTTGACTTCAGCCAACCTCAATTATGAACTCAGGCGAGCTTATGTGGAAGAGCCTGTCACCGGCTCCCTCCCTCTGAAAAAGCCACAAGAAGGTGCTCTTCAACCCTATGTTTGGGACCTTCAACCCTTTGAATTAAAACCGCAGGATGAACTTACCTTCTGGATTTCTGCAAGTGATAATGACCGGTACAACGGCTTTAAATCTTCGAATTCCCAAAAGCTGAAGCTGACCGTCCCCTCTATGGTAGATTACTTTGAAGACGTGGATAAAAAGGAAGACGATGTGGAATCCGAACTCGAAGATATCTCAAAGTCTTTTGAGGAAACCCAGCGTCAGTACGAGGAATTCAAAGAAAGAATGAAAGACAATCCAGAGAATACCGGCTACGAGGAAAAGCGGGAACTGGAGCAGGTTCAGAAACAGCAGGAGGAAGTTCAAAAGAAAATTGATGAACTGAATAAGAAGTTTGAAGAGCTCAAAGAGGAGATGAGCAGGGACAATATGCTTTCAGAGGAAACTCAGAAAGCCTACGACGAGCTCCAAAAACTGATGGAGGAGATTGATGATCCTGCCTTTCGTGAAGCCATGGAGAAACTGCAGGAACAACTGGGACAAATGAACCCGGAGCAGCTTCGGCAAGCGATGGAAAATCTCGAGTTTAATGAGGAATTATATCGGGAACGACTGGAACGGACCGTCGAACTTTTCAAGCAACTGAAGCTCAATTCCGATCTTGATAAGCTGGCGAAGTCCTTCGAAGACATGGCCCGGAAAGAAGAAGAACGAGCTCAGAAAGAGGAAACAGACCCGGGTATATCAGCCCAAAACCGAGAGCAGCAACTGGAGCAATCCTTAAAAGAAAATGAGAAGCTTAAAAACCAGGTGGATTCTCTTTCTAACAACACCTCTGCCAAGAATGAAAAAGCTGTTAGTGAATTTCAGGAAGAAACCCGGCAGGAACTGGAACAACTAAGTGATGATTTAAAGGAAGAAATTGAGTCCGGGGACCAATCAGGAGAACAAGGAGAACAAGGAGAACAAGGAGAACAGAATACGGATCAAAATTCTCAAAGCCAGCAGGACAATCAGAATCAACAGAACAACCGGCAACAGAAATATGAGCAGTTGGCCAAGAATACCCGAAGCATGATGCAGAACATGGGCCAGCAGCAGATGAACATTAACATTGCCGGTTTGCAGTACGTCTTATATTCTCTGCTGAATTTATCCCTTGAACAGGAAGATTTAACCACCCTTGCTTCAGCCACTGAAAACCGAAGTCAGGCCTATGTGAGCTATGCCCGCAACCAGCGAAATGTGGAGGAGATATTTAAATCCGTCTCTGATTCCCTGTTTCAACTTTCAGCTGAAATACCCCAGTTCTCCAATCAAATTAACCGCAAAAAACTGGAGGTTGAGAAACGACTGCAGCGATCTCTGGAGCAAATGTCGGAGCGAAACCGAAGTCAGTCGTCGGTAGCTTCCCGCCAGGCTTTGGGAGGTATAAATGATATTTCTTTTATGATTGCAAACCTGCTTGAGCAGCTTCAGAACTCCCAAAGCGGTGGTGGCGGAGGTGGAATGAGTATGCAGCAAATGATGGAGCAGCTCCAGCAATCCGGACAAATGCAGCAGCAGCTAAACCAACAGCTTCAGGATATCATTAACGACATGCAGGGAGAGCGGCTCAATCAAAACCAGATGGAGCGATTGAACCAGATTGCCAAGCAACAAAACCGAATTCGCAAACAACTCCAGGAGCTGCAACAGCAAGGCGAGATGGACGGAGATCGCATTGGCAGCGAGCTTGAACGTATGATTGAAGACATGGAGGATACCATCAACGATCTACGAGGCGGTTCCGCAGATCCTACCATGGTGGAGAGGCAGCAAAATATTTTATCACGCATGTTGCAGGCCGAGCAAGCTATGCAGGAACGGGGCGAGGAAGAAAAACGGGAAGGCAATCTGGCACAGGAGTTTGAACAATCCCGTCCTCCTGAAATGACGCTTGAGGAGCTTCAAAAAGAAATCAGAAATCGTCTGAACGACCCGAACTTCACCAAATACTCCCCGGACTATCAACGACTGATTGAAAACTATTTCGAGCTGCTAAAAAGCCTTCAGGAACAGCAAGAAAGTATCAACTGA
- a CDS encoding phosphoheptose isomerase: MSSTKKEQLFNKTKKKLEEQGFEIKAHDLNRPWGGFFVIDEDQAQKFIDTYFDDDVEMSDVNISGKLSPKILLVEPGKRLSWQYHHRRAEMWQVVEGPVGIVRSKSDEQGEVLEYKSGDLITLEKGERHRLVGLDKWGIIAEIWQHVDAENPSDEDDIVRLEDDFGR, encoded by the coding sequence ATGAGTTCAACAAAGAAAGAACAGCTATTCAACAAGACGAAAAAGAAATTGGAAGAACAGGGGTTTGAGATAAAAGCTCATGACTTGAATCGTCCCTGGGGTGGTTTTTTTGTTATTGATGAGGATCAGGCTCAAAAATTTATCGATACCTATTTTGATGATGACGTTGAGATGAGTGATGTGAATATCTCCGGCAAACTAAGCCCCAAGATTCTTTTGGTGGAACCTGGTAAAAGACTTTCCTGGCAGTATCATCATCGCCGGGCTGAAATGTGGCAGGTAGTTGAAGGCCCTGTAGGTATAGTTCGAAGTAAGTCGGATGAACAGGGAGAAGTGCTTGAATATAAGTCAGGAGACCTGATAACCCTTGAAAAGGGCGAACGCCACCGATTAGTTGGCCTTGACAAATGGGGGATTATCGCAGAAATATGGCAGCATGTGGATGCAGAAAATCCCTCGGATGAAGACGATATCGTCCGGCTTGAAGATGACTTTGGCCGGTAA
- a CDS encoding HAD hydrolase family protein, which translates to MIKLFITDLDGCISHPFVSPNWEAVTKIKELNQRSREVEEIPALTICSGRPFPYVECVAQWLDVNIPMVFESGGGMYDFNTNEITWNPHFNDEAKAAVAEIQDWINGTLVKNYKGTYPEFAKYTDVGLVNPDPSKVALMHQEVLNYVPERYPMFEVHATDISVNIILKKANKGVGIRLLCELLEIDLNEVAYIGDSSGDMPGLEIVGKSFAPLNAKSFVKDAVDYVTKETTEGVLETYEEIIAYNKSLVSA; encoded by the coding sequence ATGATTAAGCTATTCATCACCGATTTAGACGGCTGTATTTCTCATCCCTTTGTAAGTCCAAACTGGGAGGCGGTAACTAAGATTAAAGAACTAAATCAGCGTAGCAGAGAAGTGGAGGAAATTCCGGCTCTGACCATCTGCTCCGGTCGTCCGTTCCCTTATGTAGAATGCGTTGCCCAGTGGCTGGACGTGAACATCCCTATGGTTTTTGAAAGCGGAGGGGGAATGTATGATTTCAACACTAATGAAATTACATGGAACCCTCATTTTAATGATGAAGCCAAAGCAGCCGTTGCAGAAATCCAGGACTGGATAAACGGTACGTTGGTCAAGAATTACAAAGGCACCTATCCGGAATTTGCCAAGTACACAGACGTGGGGTTGGTGAATCCTGACCCTTCAAAGGTCGCCCTCATGCATCAGGAAGTGCTGAATTATGTGCCTGAGCGATACCCAATGTTTGAAGTTCACGCTACCGATATTTCGGTTAACATCATTCTGAAAAAAGCCAACAAAGGCGTGGGTATTCGCTTACTCTGTGAACTTCTTGAAATTGACCTGAATGAAGTCGCCTACATCGGTGATAGCAGCGGAGATATGCCGGGCTTGGAAATTGTTGGAAAATCATTTGCTCCATTAAACGCCAAGTCGTTTGTAAAGGACGCTGTTGACTACGTCACCAAAGAAACAACCGAAGGCGTCCTGGAAACTTATGAAGAGATTATAGCTTATAATAAGAGTCTGGTTTCTGCTTGA
- a CDS encoding cytochrome C oxidase subunit IV family protein produces the protein MSAHNHEHHVSSAGQLWAVGTALLILTIITVVLAKFVAIPPPFDVVTAMAVALVKAFLVAAFFMNLYWDVKFNAMLLIMAVCFFILMVGITLLDTMYRNDVVPSF, from the coding sequence ATGAGCGCACATAATCACGAACATCACGTTTCTTCAGCAGGCCAGCTTTGGGCCGTTGGTACCGCATTGCTGATTTTGACTATCATTACCGTAGTACTGGCGAAATTTGTTGCCATTCCACCTCCCTTCGATGTAGTTACCGCCATGGCTGTTGCATTGGTAAAGGCATTTTTGGTAGCCGCATTTTTCATGAATCTGTATTGGGATGTTAAGTTCAACGCCATGCTGCTTATCATGGCCGTTTGTTTCTTTATACTGATGGTAGGCATTACTTTGCTGGACACCATGTACAGAAACGATGTGGTTCCTTCTTTTTAG
- the ctaD gene encoding cytochrome c oxidase subunit I, with amino-acid sequence MATTEVTPSSSGNVRTLKVKRFKPSEDPKNTYLTDEKGLWAWMTTVDHKKIGLMYLGSVAFFFLLGGVLALLLRTELLTPAKTFIEADTYNQFFTLHGAIMVFFVLVPSIPAALGNFVLPMQLGAKDVAFPRLNLASFYIYVIGAIFTFIALANNGLDTGWTFYTPYSTTSSSSVIWVTLGVFILGFSSILTGTNFISTIHKMRAPGITWGKLPLNIWALYATSIIQVLATPVLAITLLLLTMERFLGIGIFDPALGGDPVLFQHFFWFYSHPAVYIMIVPGFGIISEVITTFSKKHIFGYWAIALSSLAIAFIGFLVWGHHMFTSGQSAVATTVFSFLTFLVGIPTGIKILNWIATLYKGSIEMKTPMLYVFIFLFLFSIGGFTGIMLGALSADIHLHDTYYVVAHFHYVMMGGTLIALLAGLHYWWPKMTGKMYNEFQAKIGAVLIFVGFNVTFLPQFIMGSQGMPRRYYNYIDQFTIFHQTSTIGSYILGVGFLLIAYYLMKSLFTGEKAGSNPWGSRGLEWQATSPPDFHNFDHTPVIINGPYDYHKPMEEFQLGLADSHNGHDPSHEAAEVTAARKKVESN; translated from the coding sequence ATGGCAACAACTGAAGTAACACCTTCCTCTTCAGGGAACGTACGAACATTAAAAGTTAAGCGGTTTAAGCCGTCCGAAGACCCTAAGAATACATACCTGACCGATGAAAAAGGTCTTTGGGCCTGGATGACGACAGTAGATCACAAGAAAATCGGACTTATGTACCTGGGTTCGGTTGCCTTCTTCTTTCTGCTGGGTGGAGTGCTTGCTCTCTTATTAAGAACCGAGCTCCTGACCCCTGCAAAAACGTTCATCGAAGCCGATACATACAACCAGTTCTTTACCCTGCACGGTGCCATTATGGTATTCTTTGTGCTGGTTCCCTCTATCCCGGCCGCATTAGGTAACTTTGTACTTCCCATGCAGCTTGGAGCCAAGGATGTAGCCTTCCCCCGGCTTAACCTCGCCAGTTTCTATATTTACGTGATTGGAGCCATCTTCACCTTTATTGCTTTAGCAAATAATGGACTGGACACCGGCTGGACGTTCTACACACCCTACAGTACCACCTCTTCATCGAGTGTGATTTGGGTAACCTTGGGAGTCTTTATACTTGGTTTCTCCTCTATTTTAACCGGTACAAACTTTATTTCTACCATTCATAAGATGAGAGCTCCCGGTATTACCTGGGGCAAACTCCCATTGAATATCTGGGCGCTGTATGCAACCAGTATCATTCAGGTATTAGCAACGCCCGTATTGGCGATCACGCTTTTACTGTTGACTATGGAGCGTTTCCTGGGAATCGGAATTTTTGACCCTGCTCTTGGCGGTGATCCCGTACTGTTCCAGCATTTCTTCTGGTTCTACTCACACCCTGCTGTATATATTATGATTGTCCCGGGTTTTGGAATCATTTCTGAAGTAATTACCACCTTTTCCAAGAAACACATCTTCGGGTACTGGGCGATTGCACTTTCGTCTCTTGCTATCGCATTTATTGGATTCCTCGTTTGGGGACACCACATGTTTACCTCCGGTCAGTCTGCCGTGGCAACTACCGTATTTTCATTCCTGACTTTCCTCGTTGGTATTCCAACTGGTATTAAGATTCTAAACTGGATCGCTACACTGTATAAGGGGTCAATCGAGATGAAGACTCCAATGCTTTATGTATTTATCTTCCTGTTCTTGTTCTCCATTGGAGGATTTACAGGGATTATGCTTGGTGCTCTTTCAGCCGACATTCACCTGCACGACACATACTATGTGGTAGCTCACTTTCACTATGTAATGATGGGTGGAACCCTTATTGCTCTGTTGGCCGGACTCCACTACTGGTGGCCTAAGATGACCGGTAAGATGTACAATGAATTTCAGGCAAAAATCGGAGCCGTACTTATATTCGTCGGCTTCAACGTAACCTTTCTCCCGCAGTTTATTATGGGATCACAAGGAATGCCGCGACGTTATTACAACTACATCGATCAGTTTACAATTTTCCATCAAACCTCAACCATTGGATCATATATCCTTGGTGTTGGGTTTCTGCTTATCGCATATTACCTGATGAAGTCATTATTTACAGGTGAGAAAGCCGGATCTAACCCCTGGGGTAGTCGTGGACTGGAATGGCAGGCAACTTCACCGCCCGACTTCCACAACTTCGACCATACTCCGGTTATCATTAACGGACCATATGATTATCACAAACCGATGGAAGAATTCCAGCTTGGTCTTGCGGACTCTCATAACGGTCACGACCCAAGCCATGAGGCTGCAGAAGTGACTGCTGCCCGGAAGAAGGTAGAATCCAACTAA
- the coxB gene encoding cytochrome c oxidase subunit II: MGSLFDFMLPELKSPMTGASTDALMAFIHIVSFIILAGVSIAMIYFAIKYKRKSENDKTPLITHNNTLEITWSVIPLLLVFVVFGWGYKGWLNLKTVPDNAYEIQVSAYKWGWTFKYETGAQVGNEVHVPAGRPVKLVMQSQDVLHSFFVPDYRIKQDVLPNRYTYVWFQAEEAGESQVFCTEYCGTSHSDMLAKVIVHTEEDFKAWLDEQGTGGGGTPVERGEQLATLQGCVSCHSVDGSDGIGPTWQGLWEQERNFEDGSSEVADQNYIRESILDPGSKIVEGYQNQMVSYEGRLSDDDISDIIEYIKTLEE; encoded by the coding sequence ATGGGCAGTTTATTCGATTTTATGCTCCCGGAGCTTAAATCTCCGATGACGGGAGCAAGTACCGATGCGCTGATGGCATTCATCCACATCGTCAGTTTTATCATTCTTGCCGGTGTCTCCATTGCAATGATCTATTTTGCAATTAAGTACAAGCGCAAATCAGAAAATGATAAAACACCGCTTATCACCCACAACAACACCCTGGAAATTACCTGGTCGGTAATACCCCTTCTGCTGGTTTTTGTTGTTTTTGGATGGGGATACAAAGGATGGCTGAATCTCAAAACCGTACCGGATAACGCATATGAAATTCAGGTTTCAGCCTACAAGTGGGGCTGGACTTTCAAATATGAAACCGGAGCACAGGTTGGTAACGAAGTTCATGTACCTGCAGGTCGGCCGGTTAAATTGGTGATGCAATCTCAGGACGTACTACACTCCTTTTTTGTACCTGATTACCGAATCAAGCAAGACGTGCTGCCAAACCGATACACCTATGTTTGGTTCCAGGCTGAAGAAGCCGGTGAATCACAGGTTTTCTGTACCGAATATTGCGGTACCTCCCACTCTGATATGTTGGCTAAAGTAATTGTGCACACCGAAGAAGACTTTAAAGCCTGGCTGGATGAGCAAGGAACCGGCGGTGGCGGAACTCCCGTGGAACGCGGTGAGCAACTTGCCACCTTACAAGGTTGTGTAAGCTGTCACTCTGTAGATGGATCTGATGGTATTGGACCTACCTGGCAGGGCCTGTGGGAGCAAGAACGTAATTTCGAAGACGGTTCTTCCGAAGTTGCCGATCAAAACTATATCAGAGAATCCATTCTCGACCCCGGCAGCAAAATTGTTGAAGGATATCAAAACCAAATGGTTAGCTATGAGGGTCGCCTTAGTGACGACGACATCTCCGACATTATTGAATACATTAAAACGTTAGAAGAATAA
- a CDS encoding cytochrome c oxidase subunit 3 family protein: MANHSTSHPTHVQHHFVDSDQQFDTAKMGMWVFLVNEILFFGGLFCAYIIYRAWYPELFTEAALELNTFWGAVNTVVLIGSSLTVAMAIRSVQKDQIKGLKINLLITIALAVVFMVIKAFEYAHKFELGIFPGEYYTYEGLEHAQAAIFFSIYYMLTGVHALHVIIGIGLIYWIYLRAKKGEFSSEYYTPVEITGLYWHLVDLIWIFLFPLLYLIE; encoded by the coding sequence ATGGCGAATCATTCGACTTCACACCCCACGCATGTGCAGCATCACTTTGTTGACTCCGATCAGCAATTTGACACCGCAAAAATGGGTATGTGGGTGTTCTTGGTAAACGAAATCCTATTCTTTGGCGGATTATTCTGTGCTTATATTATATATAGAGCATGGTATCCTGAACTTTTCACCGAAGCAGCCCTTGAGCTGAATACCTTTTGGGGAGCCGTAAACACGGTGGTTCTGATCGGTAGTAGTTTGACGGTAGCGATGGCTATACGTTCCGTACAGAAAGACCAGATCAAAGGGCTTAAAATCAATCTCTTGATTACAATCGCTCTGGCTGTAGTGTTTATGGTGATTAAAGCTTTCGAGTATGCCCACAAATTTGAACTGGGAATCTTTCCGGGCGAATATTACACCTACGAAGGACTTGAACATGCTCAGGCAGCTATCTTCTTCAGCATCTATTACATGCTGACCGGCGTTCACGCCCTTCACGTAATCATCGGAATCGGGCTCATTTACTGGATTTACCTGCGTGCTAAGAAAGGAGAATTCAGCAGTGAATATTATACTCCTGTTGAGATCACCGGCCTGTACTGGCATTTGGTTGACCTCATCTGGATCTTCCTGTTTCCACTCCTCTATCTCATTGAATGA
- a CDS encoding MBL fold metallo-hydrolase, whose protein sequence is MSLSRTTFGSFELYTIETGDFRLDGGAMFGVVPKTLWSRGLPADEKNRIPMTMRCLLIKSKNTGKLYLIDNGAGTKFNDKMEDIYQLDYSVKNLENSFEHHGFSFEDVTDIIFTHLHFDHCGGSSFYNDDEELELTFPNAQYHVVKKHWENATNPNAREKASFLHENIQPLKESGKLNLVEENHEYEADLSAINVDGHTIGQQLPKIESTEGSIVFVADLLPTHVHVPLPWVMGYDMYPVQTLSEKDAFLKQAAENNWNLYLEHDAHQEIIRIEHNDGRFSVAETLTLNDF, encoded by the coding sequence ATGAGCTTATCAAGAACCACCTTTGGATCCTTTGAATTATATACCATCGAAACGGGAGACTTCCGCTTAGACGGCGGTGCTATGTTTGGCGTAGTTCCCAAAACGTTATGGTCGCGAGGGTTGCCGGCGGATGAGAAAAACCGCATCCCCATGACCATGCGCTGCCTGCTTATAAAATCCAAAAACACCGGTAAGCTTTACCTTATTGACAACGGTGCCGGAACCAAGTTCAATGATAAAATGGAAGATATTTACCAGCTCGATTACAGCGTCAAGAACCTGGAGAACTCTTTTGAGCATCACGGGTTTTCTTTTGAGGATGTAACCGACATCATTTTTACACACCTACATTTTGATCATTGCGGAGGCAGCAGCTTTTATAATGACGATGAAGAGCTGGAGTTAACCTTCCCGAATGCACAATATCATGTAGTGAAGAAGCACTGGGAAAATGCAACGAACCCCAATGCACGGGAAAAAGCCAGCTTTCTGCATGAAAACATCCAACCGCTTAAAGAATCCGGTAAGTTGAATCTGGTAGAAGAAAATCACGAATATGAAGCCGACCTTTCCGCCATTAATGTTGACGGGCATACCATTGGTCAACAGTTGCCGAAAATTGAATCTACTGAAGGGTCGATTGTTTTCGTAGCGGATTTATTGCCTACCCATGTCCACGTTCCCCTTCCCTGGGTAATGGGGTATGATATGTATCCGGTTCAAACGCTCAGTGAAAAAGATGCGTTTTTAAAACAGGCCGCGGAAAACAATTGGAACTTGTATTTAGAGCATGATGCCCATCAGGAAATCATCCGCATTGAGCACAATGACGGACGGTTCTCAGTAGCTGAAACCCTGACGCTGAATGACTTCTGA